Proteins encoded within one genomic window of Nonomuraea gerenzanensis:
- a CDS encoding ABC transporter permease has product MRAGAGAVWRASRAAVRRRRVQTFVLGVVVFCSTVAIVVALGLLESVSAPFERVFEEQRGAHVVAAYDPGQVARERLARRPPGVEAAAGPFAQAVVTIPDTFEHLPPGPLTVVGRASPGGPVDRVNLWAGRWPAGPGEIVLDRPADGFFSYLLGVSFVVREGQPFTVVGLATSVSRSSEAWVTPGQAAALRPSATQMLYRLAAAATDEQVRAGTAAIAADLPAGALLGSQSYLVVKRDAGRTAAAFLPFLTAFGVLGLVVAVLIVVNVVSGAVVAGLRHIGLLKALGFTPNQVVAVYLAMVAVPAVAGAALGTAVGAVAARPLLDDVGAGVFTVSVSPWVYAATLAGMPSVAVLAALAPALRAHRLTAARALSAGAPPGRGRGLRAQRLLAGVPLPRPVSLGLGLPFGRPGRAALTLAAVVLGSATVTLAAGLSMTMVAYGEAAQRVGHVHTVIHVGQARNQQTPPTRGDAGIMRLLRELPGTVYVTADAWITVHLAGHPQPIQGRFLRDDSATLGETVVEGRWLRGPGEIVAPSAFLAKRRLAVGDRLTLSVGGWRAEATIVGATMDGAADLIQADWHTLDALSPSRPPTQYEVRLAPGTDVAAYNAAVKAADPGLYPVAKSTTDQTTVAVVGFASLLTVLLGTVSALGVFNTVVLDARERRRDLGVLKSIGMTPRQVTAMMVTSMAAIGAAGGLLGIPVGVLAHRLVVPAMADAAGVALPAFMVEVWRAPLLALLTLAGVVIAVLGAFVPARSAARLTIATVLHHE; this is encoded by the coding sequence GTGAGGGCGGGTGCCGGGGCCGTGTGGCGGGCCTCGCGGGCGGCGGTGCGGCGGCGCAGGGTGCAGACGTTCGTGCTCGGGGTCGTGGTGTTCTGCTCGACCGTGGCGATCGTGGTGGCGCTGGGGCTGCTGGAGAGCGTGTCGGCGCCGTTCGAGCGGGTCTTCGAGGAGCAGCGGGGCGCGCACGTGGTGGCCGCCTACGATCCGGGCCAGGTCGCGCGGGAACGGCTCGCGCGGCGCCCGCCGGGGGTGGAGGCCGCGGCGGGCCCGTTCGCGCAGGCCGTGGTCACGATCCCGGACACGTTCGAGCACCTGCCGCCTGGCCCGCTCACGGTCGTCGGCCGCGCCTCCCCCGGCGGCCCGGTGGACCGGGTGAACCTGTGGGCCGGCCGCTGGCCCGCGGGCCCTGGCGAGATCGTGCTGGACCGGCCCGCCGACGGGTTCTTCTCCTATCTGCTGGGGGTGAGCTTCGTCGTGCGCGAGGGGCAGCCGTTCACGGTGGTCGGCCTGGCCACCAGCGTGAGCAGGAGCTCCGAGGCGTGGGTCACCCCGGGTCAGGCCGCCGCGCTGCGCCCGTCCGCGACGCAGATGCTCTACCGGCTGGCCGCCGCCGCCACCGACGAGCAGGTCAGGGCGGGCACGGCCGCGATCGCGGCGGACCTGCCCGCCGGGGCGCTGCTGGGCTCGCAGTCCTACCTGGTCGTCAAGCGCGACGCGGGCCGCACCGCCGCCGCGTTCCTGCCCTTCCTGACCGCCTTCGGCGTGCTCGGCCTGGTGGTGGCGGTGCTCATCGTGGTGAACGTGGTGAGCGGCGCGGTCGTGGCGGGCCTGCGGCACATCGGGCTGCTCAAGGCCCTGGGCTTCACCCCGAACCAGGTCGTCGCCGTCTACCTGGCGATGGTGGCGGTCCCGGCGGTGGCGGGCGCCGCACTGGGCACCGCCGTGGGGGCCGTGGCCGCGCGCCCGCTGCTGGACGACGTGGGAGCGGGCGTCTTCACCGTCTCGGTCAGCCCGTGGGTGTACGCGGCCACGCTCGCCGGCATGCCGTCCGTGGCCGTGCTGGCCGCGCTGGCGCCCGCGCTGCGCGCGCACCGGCTGACGGCCGCCAGGGCCCTCAGCGCGGGCGCCCCTCCCGGGCGGGGCCGGGGGCTGCGGGCGCAGCGGCTGCTCGCGGGCGTGCCGCTGCCCCGGCCGGTCAGCCTCGGGCTGGGCCTGCCGTTCGGGCGGCCGGGCCGCGCGGCACTCACGCTGGCGGCCGTGGTTCTGGGGTCTGCCACGGTGACGCTGGCGGCGGGCCTGTCCATGACGATGGTCGCGTACGGCGAGGCCGCTCAGCGCGTCGGGCACGTGCACACGGTGATCCACGTCGGCCAGGCCCGCAACCAGCAGACCCCGCCCACGCGCGGCGACGCCGGGATCATGCGGCTGCTCCGCGAGCTGCCCGGCACGGTGTACGTGACCGCCGACGCGTGGATCACCGTCCATCTCGCGGGGCATCCGCAGCCGATCCAGGGCAGGTTCCTGCGCGACGACTCGGCGACGCTGGGCGAGACGGTCGTCGAGGGCCGCTGGCTGCGCGGCCCGGGAGAGATCGTGGCGCCCTCGGCGTTCCTGGCCAAGCGCCGCCTGGCGGTCGGCGACCGGCTCACCCTGAGCGTGGGCGGCTGGCGGGCGGAGGCGACGATCGTCGGCGCCACGATGGACGGCGCGGCCGACCTCATCCAGGCCGACTGGCACACGCTCGACGCGCTCTCGCCGAGCCGGCCGCCCACCCAGTACGAGGTCCGCCTCGCTCCCGGCACCGACGTCGCCGCCTACAACGCCGCCGTCAAGGCGGCCGACCCGGGCCTGTACCCGGTCGCCAAGTCCACGACCGACCAGACCACCGTGGCCGTCGTCGGCTTCGCATCCCTGCTCACCGTGCTGCTGGGCACGGTCTCCGCGCTGGGCGTGTTCAACACGGTCGTGCTCGACGCCAGGGAGCGGCGGCGCGATCTCGGCGTGCTGAAGTCCATCGGGATGACGCCGCGCCAGGTCACGGCCATGATGGTGACGTCGATGGCGGCGATCGGCGCGGCCGGCGGGCTGCTCGGCATCCCGGTCGGCGTGCTCGCGCACCGCCTCGTCGTCCCGGCCATGGCCGACGCGGCCGGGGTGGCGTTGCCGGCGTTCATGGTGGAGGTGTGGCGGGCGCCGCTGCTCGCGCTGCTCACGCTGGCGGGAGTGGTGATCGCGGTGCTGGGCGCGTTCGTCCCGGCCAGGTCGGCGGCCCGGCTGACGATCGCGACGGTGCTGCACCACGAGTGA
- a CDS encoding ABC transporter ATP-binding protein, with product MNTQRLVVRLGDVHKEYGTTRALNGASLGVHAGDAVAVMGPSGCGKSTLLNLIAGLDRPTRGTVEVDGRDLGAMDETELALFRRHRVGIIFQFFNLIEDLPALDNAALAAQLTGTPARQARDRALELFEELGIAQRRDAYPAALSGGERQRVAVARALMNRPALLLADEPTGALDSRSGEQVMDLLIDLNQIGQTLLIVTHDPGLAARCASRTVELADGRVVAEHSLERTP from the coding sequence ATGAACACTCAGCGGCTCGTCGTGCGGCTCGGCGACGTCCACAAGGAGTACGGCACCACCCGGGCGCTGAACGGCGCCTCGCTCGGCGTCCACGCGGGGGACGCGGTCGCCGTGATGGGACCGTCCGGCTGCGGCAAGTCCACGCTGCTGAACCTGATCGCCGGCCTGGACCGTCCGACGCGGGGCACGGTCGAGGTCGACGGCAGGGACCTGGGGGCGATGGACGAGACGGAGCTGGCGCTGTTCCGCCGCCACCGCGTCGGCATCATCTTCCAGTTCTTCAACCTCATCGAGGACCTGCCCGCGCTGGACAACGCGGCGCTGGCCGCCCAGCTCACCGGCACCCCGGCGCGGCAGGCCAGGGACCGGGCGCTGGAGCTGTTCGAGGAGCTGGGCATCGCGCAGCGCCGCGACGCCTATCCGGCGGCGCTGAGCGGCGGGGAACGCCAGCGGGTCGCGGTGGCCAGGGCCCTGATGAACCGTCCCGCCCTGCTGCTGGCGGACGAGCCGACAGGGGCGCTCGACAGCCGCTCCGGCGAACAGGTGATGGATCTGCTCATCGACCTCAACCAGATCGGGCAGACGCTGCTGATCGTCACGCACGACCCCGGCCTGGCAGCCCGCTGCGCCAGCCGCACGGTGGAGCTGGCCGACGGGCGGGTGGTCGCCGAGCACAGCCTGGAGCGCACGCCGTGA
- a CDS encoding sensor histidine kinase produces the protein MWEWLLAALALACCTAAWLAVALVRTRRRYLAVLADQGRLLERERERAAGAAVDAERARIAAELHDIVSHNVSLMVVQASAAREVLPTMPGTAETALRAVEAAGRDAMTELRHLLGLLAPAPDGEDSHGGELAPQPGLGQLGALADRIAFAGLPVEVRISGEPRPVPAGVEVTAYRIVQEALTNALRHGEGAKAEVSVRYTDQYLRVEVLNSGPSVLTGTARRGGGERGPGGDGGGRGLLGLRERVAVYGGDLDARRRLGGGYRVRAKIPLERP, from the coding sequence GTGTGGGAATGGCTGCTCGCCGCGCTGGCGCTCGCGTGCTGCACGGCCGCGTGGCTGGCGGTGGCCCTCGTGCGGACGCGGCGGCGCTACCTGGCCGTGCTGGCCGACCAGGGGCGGCTGCTCGAACGCGAGCGCGAGCGGGCCGCCGGCGCGGCCGTGGACGCCGAGCGGGCCAGGATCGCGGCCGAGCTGCACGACATCGTCAGCCACAACGTCAGCCTCATGGTGGTGCAGGCCTCGGCCGCCAGGGAGGTGCTGCCCACGATGCCGGGCACGGCCGAGACCGCGCTGCGGGCCGTCGAGGCGGCGGGGCGGGACGCGATGACCGAGCTGCGCCACCTGCTGGGGCTGCTGGCGCCCGCGCCCGACGGTGAGGACTCCCATGGGGGCGAGCTGGCGCCCCAGCCTGGGCTGGGGCAGCTCGGGGCGCTGGCCGATCGGATCGCTTTCGCGGGGCTGCCGGTGGAGGTGCGGATCTCCGGGGAGCCGCGGCCGGTGCCCGCGGGGGTCGAGGTGACCGCGTACCGGATCGTGCAGGAGGCGCTGACGAACGCGCTCAGGCACGGGGAGGGGGCCAAGGCCGAGGTGAGCGTCCGGTACACCGACCAGTACCTGCGGGTGGAGGTGCTGAACAGCGGGCCCAGCGTGCTCACCGGCACCGCCCGCCGGGGCGGTGGGGAGCGGGGGCCGGGCGGAGACGGAGGCGGGCGGGGGCTGCTGGGGCTGCGCGAGCGGGTCGCCGTGTACGGCGGTGACCTCGACGCGCGGCGCCGGCTCGGCGGCGGCTACCGGGTCCGCGCCAAGATCCCGCTGGAGCGGCCGTGA
- a CDS encoding response regulator, which yields MDVPAGGSPRVLIADDQELVRVGFRLILTARGIDVAGEAADGEQAVARARSLRPDVVLMDIRMPGMDGLEATRQVLAHDPHCRVIMLTTFDLDRYVYAALTLGASGFLLKDVTPEHLAAAVRLVGTGDALLAPSITRRLVERFAAADRVPGPPSQAAHTDLAALTPRELEVLTLMGKGLSNAELAYALTLSEATVKTHVARIFTKLALRDRAQAVVIAYETGLVTPGGE from the coding sequence ATGGACGTGCCGGCGGGTGGCTCGCCCCGGGTGCTGATCGCCGACGACCAGGAGCTCGTCCGCGTCGGCTTCCGCCTCATCCTGACCGCGCGCGGGATCGACGTGGCCGGCGAGGCCGCCGACGGCGAGCAGGCGGTGGCGCGGGCGCGCAGCCTCCGCCCGGACGTGGTGCTGATGGACATCCGCATGCCCGGCATGGACGGCCTGGAGGCGACCCGCCAGGTGCTGGCCCACGACCCGCACTGCCGGGTGATCATGCTGACCACGTTCGACCTCGACCGTTACGTCTACGCCGCACTGACGCTCGGCGCGAGCGGCTTCCTGCTCAAGGACGTCACCCCCGAGCACCTGGCCGCCGCCGTCCGCCTGGTCGGCACCGGCGACGCGCTCCTGGCCCCCTCGATCACCCGCCGTCTCGTCGAACGCTTCGCCGCCGCCGACCGCGTGCCGGGGCCGCCGTCCCAGGCCGCGCACACCGACCTCGCCGCGCTGACCCCGCGCGAGCTGGAGGTGCTGACGCTGATGGGCAAGGGGCTGTCGAACGCCGAGCTGGCGTACGCGCTGACGCTCAGCGAGGCGACCGTGAAGACGCACGTCGCCCGCATCTTCACCAAGCTCGCGCTGCGCGACCGCGCCCAGGCGGTCGTCATCGCCTACGAGACGGGCCTGGTCACGCCCGGCGGGGAGTGA
- a CDS encoding WD40 repeat domain-containing protein, translated as MVFERLRASAGPVSIVVVLVAAVAVLAVMNVRAGGERERALAQRDLALARRLVAQSQVFATTDPRAARLLAVAAARIAPPTPETRAAIRAAVTRTPLAVLRGFPGEVHSVAFSPGGATLAATGRAAPLRLWDVATLTPVSWPVGREQADGMSVAYSPDGGHLAVAGADGGVRVWDTTTRQGWTGAGGTAWARQWTAFSPDGALLATAGGSGGASRLWDVGTGTQVAALRSLEGAPGPVAFSPDGTLIAAAYPGGPIRTFEAASGLLTGDPLEPAAGSLTPEPREEVAALAFSPGGGLLAGTTGSEQIQLWDVTTRRPAGRPLTGHTGLITSAAFSPDGRVLATAGQDHTVRLWDVRSRRPLGEPLTGHTQAVNAVAFSPAGGLLASAGADASVRLWRIPRGTRHPLTLPAADGGGVPADRPVPDRWYDRADTTQAVLSADAGRLVVQPYDGTGPGSGSLWSWDVRAARWRGERLRIRPDDLVDGVAVSSDGRSLAASGRDDAGHGLATAVLGGPASVRGRPLAYSPDGRLLATAVQEAATVPDAEVQVWTLPEGRATGEPTSGQSGRITAAAFDGTGAVLAAGASDGTVLLRETLTGRRRGLLPAHSLPVTTLAFAPGAPGAQGAPGGVLLLTASEDGTARLWDAATGRPHGAPLTGHTGHVYAVAFAPDGTYLATAGQDRTVRLWDTATGQPLGPPLAGHGGEVRALAFTADGRTLVAAAADLVQVVGDAYAVWKWDTAALAADPAATACAQAARPLTREEWAAHVPELPFRDVCRR; from the coding sequence GTGGTGTTCGAGCGGCTGCGCGCATCGGCCGGGCCCGTCTCGATCGTCGTGGTGCTGGTGGCCGCCGTAGCGGTGCTGGCCGTCATGAACGTACGGGCCGGGGGTGAGCGCGAACGGGCGCTGGCGCAGCGCGACCTCGCCCTCGCCCGCCGGCTCGTCGCGCAGAGCCAGGTGTTCGCCACCACCGACCCGCGCGCCGCCCGCCTGCTCGCCGTGGCGGCGGCCAGGATCGCCCCGCCCACGCCGGAGACGCGCGCCGCCATCCGGGCGGCGGTGACCCGGACGCCGCTCGCGGTGCTGCGCGGCTTTCCCGGCGAGGTGCACTCGGTCGCCTTCAGCCCCGGCGGCGCCACCCTCGCCGCGACCGGCAGGGCCGCGCCGCTGCGCCTGTGGGACGTGGCCACGCTCACCCCCGTGTCCTGGCCGGTGGGGCGGGAGCAGGCCGACGGCATGTCCGTGGCGTACAGCCCGGACGGCGGCCACCTGGCCGTGGCGGGCGCCGACGGCGGCGTCCGCGTCTGGGACACCACCACCCGCCAGGGCTGGACCGGCGCCGGCGGGACGGCCTGGGCCAGGCAGTGGACCGCGTTCAGCCCCGACGGCGCCCTGCTGGCCACGGCCGGCGGGTCCGGCGGCGCGTCCCGGCTGTGGGACGTCGGCACCGGCACGCAGGTCGCGGCCCTGCGCTCGCTGGAAGGCGCTCCCGGGCCCGTCGCGTTCAGCCCCGACGGCACGCTCATCGCGGCCGCCTACCCGGGCGGCCCGATCAGGACGTTCGAGGCCGCGTCCGGCCTGCTGACGGGCGACCCGCTCGAACCGGCCGCGGGCAGCCTCACGCCGGAGCCGCGCGAGGAGGTGGCCGCGCTCGCGTTCAGCCCCGGTGGCGGGCTGCTGGCCGGCACCACGGGCAGCGAGCAGATCCAGCTCTGGGACGTCACCACCCGCCGGCCCGCCGGCCGCCCGCTCACCGGCCACACGGGGCTGATCACCTCGGCCGCCTTCAGCCCCGATGGGCGCGTCCTGGCCACCGCCGGCCAGGACCACACGGTCAGGCTCTGGGACGTGCGCAGCCGCCGGCCCCTGGGCGAGCCGCTGACCGGGCACACCCAGGCGGTCAACGCCGTCGCCTTCAGCCCCGCCGGCGGCCTGCTGGCCAGCGCGGGCGCCGACGCGTCCGTACGGCTGTGGCGGATCCCGCGCGGCACCCGCCACCCGCTCACCCTGCCCGCCGCAGACGGCGGCGGCGTCCCCGCCGACCGGCCGGTGCCCGACCGCTGGTACGACCGCGCCGACACCACCCAGGCGGTGCTCAGCGCCGACGCCGGCCGGCTCGTCGTCCAGCCGTACGACGGCACCGGGCCGGGCTCCGGCAGCCTCTGGTCATGGGACGTGCGCGCGGCCCGCTGGCGTGGCGAGCGGTTGCGCATCCGTCCCGACGACCTCGTGGACGGGGTGGCGGTCAGCAGCGACGGCCGCTCGCTGGCCGCCTCCGGCCGCGACGACGCCGGCCACGGCCTGGCCACCGCCGTCCTCGGCGGCCCGGCGTCCGTGCGTGGCCGTCCCCTGGCCTACAGCCCGGACGGCCGCCTGCTCGCCACCGCCGTCCAGGAGGCCGCGACCGTACCGGACGCCGAGGTCCAGGTGTGGACGCTGCCCGAGGGCAGGGCCACGGGGGAGCCCACGTCCGGGCAGTCGGGCCGCATCACGGCGGCGGCCTTCGACGGCACCGGCGCCGTGCTGGCCGCCGGCGCGTCGGACGGCACGGTGCTGCTGCGGGAGACCTTGACCGGCAGGCGGCGCGGCCTGCTGCCCGCCCACTCCCTGCCCGTCACGACGCTGGCCTTCGCCCCGGGAGCCCCGGGAGCCCAGGGAGCCCCGGGCGGCGTGCTGCTCCTGACGGCGAGCGAGGACGGCACGGCCCGCCTCTGGGACGCCGCCACGGGCCGCCCGCACGGCGCCCCGCTCACCGGCCACACCGGTCACGTCTACGCCGTGGCGTTCGCGCCGGACGGCACGTACCTGGCCACCGCCGGCCAGGACCGCACCGTCCGGCTGTGGGACACCGCCACGGGACAGCCGCTCGGCCCGCCGCTGGCCGGGCACGGCGGTGAGGTGCGCGCCCTGGCGTTCACGGCGGACGGCAGGACGCTGGTCGCGGCGGCGGCCGACCTCGTGCAGGTCGTCGGCGACGCCTACGCCGTCTGGAAGTGGGACACCGCCGCCCTCGCCGCCGACCCGGCCGCCACCGCCTGCGCGCAGGCGGCCCGCCCGCTCACCCGTGAGGAGTGGGCCGCGCACGTGCCGGAACTGCCGTTCCGCGACGTCTGCCGCCGGTGA
- a CDS encoding cobalamin-independent methionine synthase II family protein, with protein sequence MPATPHAEHVGSLLRPPELLRARQARERGELSAEELARLEDDAALAAIELQRQAGIEVFTDGEMRRRTWLAGILESLGGVSPVPLPSTEWWRGDGEPVPPEETTWDMVVATGKLSQKANMTAVEAAFLARHAPGPYKITMVSASMGNLLWRPDLSATAYPRPADLLRDLVALRIEEIRGLLAQGVRWIQLDSLAYDFVIDPGFRARVLGPAAPDVGTLLDAAVAIDAQQVRAAKELDPGVTVALHLCRGNNRSAWSATGGYDPVAERLFGEVPVDRFLLEYDSERAGGFEPLRFVPEGTAVVLGLVSSKVPALESQDELRRRIDEAAKYVPMENLAISPQCGFASTERGNLLTVDEERRKLELVVETARMVWG encoded by the coding sequence ATGCCCGCGACACCCCATGCCGAGCACGTTGGCAGCCTCCTGCGCCCGCCGGAGCTGCTGCGCGCCAGGCAGGCGCGCGAGCGCGGCGAGCTGAGCGCCGAGGAGCTGGCGAGACTGGAGGACGACGCCGCGCTGGCCGCGATCGAGCTGCAGCGCCAGGCCGGGATCGAGGTGTTCACCGACGGGGAGATGCGGCGCAGGACCTGGCTCGCCGGGATCCTGGAGTCGCTGGGCGGCGTGTCGCCCGTCCCCCTGCCGTCCACCGAGTGGTGGCGCGGCGACGGCGAGCCGGTGCCGCCGGAGGAGACGACCTGGGACATGGTCGTCGCGACCGGCAAGCTCTCCCAGAAGGCGAACATGACCGCCGTCGAGGCCGCCTTCCTGGCCCGCCACGCGCCCGGCCCCTACAAGATCACCATGGTGAGCGCGTCGATGGGCAACCTCCTGTGGCGGCCCGACCTGAGCGCCACCGCCTACCCGAGGCCGGCCGATCTGCTCCGCGACCTGGTCGCGCTGCGGATCGAGGAGATCAGGGGCCTGCTGGCGCAGGGCGTGCGGTGGATCCAGCTCGACTCGCTGGCCTACGACTTCGTCATCGACCCGGGCTTCCGCGCCCGCGTGCTCGGCCCGGCCGCGCCGGACGTCGGCACGCTCCTCGACGCGGCGGTCGCCATCGACGCCCAGCAGGTGCGCGCGGCCAAGGAGCTGGACCCCGGCGTCACGGTCGCCCTGCACCTGTGCAGGGGCAACAACCGCAGCGCGTGGTCCGCCACGGGCGGCTACGACCCGGTGGCGGAGCGCCTGTTCGGCGAGGTGCCGGTGGACCGGTTCCTGCTGGAGTACGACTCGGAGCGGGCGGGCGGCTTCGAGCCGCTGCGCTTCGTCCCCGAGGGCACGGCCGTGGTGCTCGGGCTCGTCTCCTCCAAGGTGCCCGCCCTGGAGTCGCAGGACGAGCTGCGCCGCCGCATCGACGAGGCGGCCAAGTACGTGCCGATGGAGAACCTGGCCATCAGCCCCCAGTGCGGCTTCGCCTCCACGGAGAGGGGCAACCTGCTCACCGTGGACGAGGAGCGGCGCAAGCTGGAGCTGGTGGTGGAGACCGCGCGGATGGTCTGGGGCTGA